A section of the Elizabethkingia anophelis R26 genome encodes:
- the proS gene encoding proline--tRNA ligase: protein MAKLTSRAEDYSKWYNELVVKADLAENSGVRGCMVIKPYGYAIWEKMRDEMDRMFKETGHQNAYFPIFVPKSLFEAEEKNAEGFAKECAVVTHYRLKSDPNNPGKLIVDPEAKLEEELIVRPTSEAIIWNTYKNWIQSYRDLPILINQWANVVRWEMRTRLFLRTAEFLWQEGHTAHATKDEAIEETEKMLGVYADFAERFMAIPVVKGYKTESERFAGADETYCIEAMMQDGKALQAGTSHFLGQNFSKAFDVKFTNKEGKQDFPWATSWGTSTRLMGALIMTHSDDNGLVLPPSLAPIPVVIVPIHRTDEQLAQIGDVADDIIAKLKAKGIHVKYDDRNEYKPGWKFAEYELKGVPVRVAIGPKDLENQTVEVARRDTLTKEIVPIEGLDQYITDLLQTIQQDIFNKAKSFRDEHITRVDTYEEFKRILEEKGGFISAHWDGTPEEEEQIKEETKATIRCIPLDAEEEDGVSLVTGKPSKRRVLFAKAY from the coding sequence ATGGCAAAATTAACTTCAAGAGCTGAAGATTATAGCAAGTGGTACAACGAGTTAGTGGTAAAAGCAGATTTAGCAGAAAACTCTGGTGTCAGAGGATGTATGGTGATCAAACCATACGGTTATGCAATCTGGGAAAAAATGAGAGACGAGATGGACAGAATGTTCAAAGAAACAGGCCATCAAAATGCTTATTTCCCCATTTTCGTGCCCAAAAGCTTGTTTGAGGCTGAAGAAAAAAATGCAGAAGGCTTTGCCAAAGAATGTGCAGTGGTTACCCACTACAGATTGAAAAGCGATCCTAATAATCCTGGAAAACTAATCGTAGATCCTGAAGCTAAGCTTGAAGAAGAACTTATTGTAAGACCAACTTCTGAAGCCATTATCTGGAATACTTACAAAAACTGGATTCAGTCTTACAGAGACTTACCTATATTAATTAACCAATGGGCAAATGTTGTTCGTTGGGAGATGAGAACACGCTTGTTCCTGAGAACAGCTGAATTCTTATGGCAGGAAGGACATACTGCACATGCTACAAAAGATGAAGCGATTGAGGAAACAGAGAAAATGCTTGGTGTTTATGCAGATTTTGCAGAAAGATTTATGGCAATTCCGGTTGTGAAAGGTTACAAAACTGAAAGTGAAAGATTTGCCGGTGCAGACGAAACCTATTGTATCGAAGCAATGATGCAGGACGGAAAAGCACTACAAGCGGGTACATCTCACTTCCTGGGGCAAAACTTTTCAAAAGCATTTGATGTAAAATTCACTAATAAAGAAGGAAAGCAGGATTTCCCGTGGGCAACCTCTTGGGGAACTTCTACCCGTCTAATGGGTGCATTAATTATGACACACTCCGACGACAACGGATTAGTACTTCCACCTAGTTTAGCACCAATTCCGGTGGTTATTGTTCCTATTCACAGAACAGATGAGCAGTTGGCTCAAATCGGAGATGTTGCAGATGATATCATTGCTAAATTAAAAGCAAAAGGAATTCATGTAAAATATGATGACAGAAACGAATACAAACCAGGTTGGAAATTTGCCGAGTACGAACTAAAAGGAGTACCGGTAAGAGTAGCAATCGGGCCTAAAGATCTGGAGAATCAGACTGTGGAAGTAGCACGCCGTGATACCCTTACTAAGGAAATTGTTCCGATTGAAGGTTTGGATCAGTATATTACAGATTTGCTTCAGACAATTCAGCAAGATATTTTCAATAAAGCAAAATCTTTCAGAGACGAGCATATTACCAGAGTAGATACTTATGAAGAGTTCAAAAGGATATTAGAAGAAAAAGGAGGGTTTATCTCTGCGCACTGGGACGGAACTCCGGAAGAAGAGGAGCAGATTAAAGAAGAAACTAAAGCTACGATAAGATGTATTCCTCTGGATGCAGAAGAGGAAGACGGTGTTTCTCTTGTTACTGGTAAGCCATCTAAAAGAAGAGTATTGTTTGCAAAAGCTTATTAA
- a CDS encoding vitellogenin ii produces MKNKTIIGIGKLLKSNVLLGASALGLLTSCGAYMNGYSETDGAYYDPTRDTVPQYDTRTAGNQVGGYYSYGDDEDETYDTSIVRQSQYNQKKQQAKYQDWGKKKTDSDWGDFTGTQTYYTNNSYYGGWGYPYYGWGGWRSPFYGPYYGGGLGFGWGASYGWGYPGWSWNIGFGWGGYYSGWGMGGFYDPFWGYPYYAYRPHYWGGYYRPWAGGGYYAPRYKSRDADYIDRSRNGFRNNGGYNNGSFRGNNGNGYQDRSNNGFRNSGFGERPMNQGWNNRPSDSGFRSNNGFSTGGRGGGGFGGGSAGSSGGGGGFRSGGRR; encoded by the coding sequence ATGAAAAATAAAACTATAATTGGTATAGGCAAACTGCTGAAAAGCAATGTGTTGCTGGGAGCGTCTGCATTGGGACTGTTAACCTCATGCGGTGCTTATATGAACGGATATTCTGAGACAGACGGAGCCTATTATGATCCGACAAGAGATACTGTACCACAGTATGACACAAGAACAGCGGGCAATCAGGTAGGTGGCTACTATTCATATGGTGACGATGAGGATGAAACTTACGACACTAGTATTGTAAGACAAAGCCAGTACAATCAGAAAAAACAACAAGCAAAATATCAGGACTGGGGTAAAAAGAAAACAGATTCTGACTGGGGAGATTTTACCGGGACACAAACCTATTATACTAACAACAGCTATTATGGCGGTTGGGGTTATCCTTATTATGGTTGGGGCGGATGGAGATCTCCGTTTTACGGACCATACTATGGTGGTGGTCTAGGTTTTGGCTGGGGAGCTTCTTATGGTTGGGGCTATCCGGGTTGGAGCTGGAACATTGGCTTTGGCTGGGGAGGTTACTACTCAGGCTGGGGTATGGGCGGCTTCTATGATCCGTTCTGGGGTTACCCTTATTATGCATACAGACCTCATTATTGGGGAGGTTACTATCGCCCGTGGGCTGGTGGTGGCTATTATGCACCAAGATATAAATCCAGAGATGCTGATTATATAGACAGAAGCAGAAATGGTTTCCGTAACAACGGTGGTTATAACAATGGAAGTTTCCGCGGAAATAATGGTAACGGATATCAGGATCGCTCTAATAATGGTTTCAGAAACTCAGGATTTGGCGAGAGACCTATGAATCAGGGCTGGAATAACAGACCTTCTGACTCAGGATTTAGAAGTAATAATGGCTTCAGTACTGGTGGCAGAGGTGGCGGCGGCTTTGGCGGCGGATCTGCAGGAAGTTCTGGCGGTGGTGGCGGCTTCAGATCTGGAGGAAGAAGATAA
- a CDS encoding DUF6705 family protein, with translation MKTSLAIVIMLLSNIIVFSQNFVSPQIKADFEGTWIYKKKHYSSTIIIKFEKAKDYANFIDVGTGEAPEEHFRAQIKNNKLVIPPYYHRNDSKIEMEVIKGKLYFRQQLVLWDKNNNPVEIKDAPVVVKIFQRVKK, from the coding sequence ATGAAAACAAGCTTAGCTATTGTAATTATGTTGTTAAGCAATATAATTGTATTTTCCCAAAACTTCGTATCTCCACAAATAAAAGCGGATTTTGAAGGAACATGGATCTATAAAAAAAAGCATTACAGCAGTACCATAATTATAAAATTTGAAAAGGCTAAAGATTATGCAAATTTTATAGACGTTGGAACTGGTGAGGCTCCTGAAGAGCATTTTCGGGCACAAATAAAGAATAATAAACTTGTTATACCTCCATATTATCATAGGAACGACTCTAAAATAGAAATGGAAGTAATAAAAGGTAAATTGTACTTCCGTCAGCAATTGGTATTATGGGATAAAAACAATAATCCGGTGGAGATAAAAGATGCTCCTGTGGTTGTAAAAATTTTTCAGCGCGTTAAAAAGTGA
- a CDS encoding glycosyltransferase, producing the protein MKISIVVAIFNRKDELFELLNSLSHQTCKDFEVIIVDDGSKIELQPTVDMFKEMLTIRYFKKENTGPGLSRNYGAHRAEGEWLVFLDSDVIVETDYIEQVCKNIEEIPTDAFGGADKAHKGFNLLQKAISYSMTSVFTTGGIRGNKKAVSKFQPRSFNMGVKKAVFLEVGGFSEMRIGEDPDLSMTLWEKGYQTAFFDHIGVYHKRRTDLGKFSKQVYQFGVARPILNQRHPAYTKLTFWFPSVFLVGYCMGIIHYFFEHNGIILSLYGLYTFLVFAHATLITRNISIGALAVVTTYVQMFSYGYGFLESWIKLNVFRKEPRDAFPKHFH; encoded by the coding sequence ATGAAAATATCCATTGTTGTTGCAATATTTAATCGAAAAGATGAGCTTTTTGAGCTTCTTAATAGTTTGTCCCACCAGACATGTAAAGATTTTGAAGTAATTATTGTAGATGATGGATCCAAAATAGAATTACAGCCTACGGTTGATATGTTTAAGGAAATGCTCACTATTAGGTATTTCAAAAAAGAAAATACTGGTCCCGGACTTTCCCGTAATTACGGTGCACATCGTGCGGAAGGCGAGTGGTTGGTGTTCTTAGACTCGGATGTTATCGTAGAAACTGATTATATAGAACAGGTTTGCAAAAATATAGAAGAAATTCCTACTGACGCCTTTGGCGGAGCAGATAAAGCCCATAAAGGTTTCAATCTGTTGCAAAAGGCAATTTCTTATTCCATGACTTCTGTATTTACTACAGGCGGGATCAGAGGAAATAAAAAAGCGGTAAGCAAGTTTCAGCCCCGTAGTTTCAATATGGGAGTTAAAAAGGCTGTATTTCTGGAAGTTGGCGGATTTTCTGAGATGAGAATCGGTGAGGATCCGGATTTGTCTATGACTTTATGGGAAAAAGGATATCAGACGGCTTTCTTCGATCATATAGGAGTTTATCATAAACGCCGTACTGATCTGGGAAAATTTTCAAAACAGGTTTATCAGTTTGGAGTAGCACGTCCGATTCTTAATCAGAGACATCCTGCTTATACGAAACTGACCTTTTGGTTTCCAAGTGTTTTCTTAGTAGGTTACTGCATGGGTATTATTCATTATTTCTTTGAGCATAACGGAATTATTCTTAGCCTGTACGGACTTTATACATTTTTAGTTTTTGCTCATGCTACACTGATTACACGTAATATCTCCATTGGTGCACTTGCAGTAGTTACAACCTATGTGCAAATGTTTTCTTATGGTTATGGTTTTCTGGAGTCCTGGATAAAGCTGAATGTTTTCAGGAAAGAGCCCAGAGATGCTTTCCCGAAGCATTTTCATTAA
- a CDS encoding Fur family transcriptional regulator → MGKRNTKSKQLVLDILESEPCALCHEEFQNRLQENVDRATIYRILNSFCEDGIVHRIISDEGKQYFALCKPCDGKDHNHFHFRCLKCKKVKCMTEEINVNLPGDYQIAGVNAFVSGYCPNCKEKEK, encoded by the coding sequence ATGGGAAAAAGAAATACAAAATCGAAGCAGCTGGTTTTGGATATTCTGGAATCAGAACCTTGCGCATTGTGTCATGAAGAGTTTCAGAACCGCTTACAGGAAAATGTAGATAGGGCTACTATTTACAGAATTCTAAATAGCTTTTGCGAGGACGGAATTGTACACCGAATTATAAGTGATGAAGGAAAACAATATTTTGCATTGTGTAAACCCTGTGATGGAAAAGATCACAATCACTTTCATTTTCGCTGTTTGAAATGTAAAAAGGTAAAATGCATGACAGAAGAGATTAATGTAAATCTTCCGGGAGATTATCAGATCGCCGGAGTTAATGCATTTGTATCTGGTTATTGTCCGAATTGTAAGGAAAAAGAAAAATAG
- a CDS encoding class I SAM-dependent methyltransferase: MDWFESWFNTPYYHILYKDRDFVEAENFIDKLLAEIRLPQHSTIIDLACGHGRHSVYLNQKGYTVLGLDLSEASISFDKQFENDTLSFRVHDMRNPIQGEKVDAVMNLFTSFGYFDQDDDDEKVFESVAQALKPGGLFVLDFLNADYVEHTLVPESLIVKDNISFSIHKKIDNKRVIKDIRFSDNGQDFHYEEKVKLHSFEKLKSLAEKHQLSYVTRWGDYQLGLFSDNSPRCIILFQKK; encoded by the coding sequence ATGGATTGGTTCGAAAGTTGGTTCAATACCCCTTATTATCATATTTTATATAAAGACAGGGACTTTGTTGAAGCCGAAAATTTCATCGATAAGCTACTGGCTGAAATCAGATTACCACAACATTCTACGATCATAGACCTGGCATGCGGCCATGGGAGACACTCTGTATACCTTAATCAAAAAGGTTATACTGTATTAGGACTGGATCTATCTGAGGCCAGTATCAGTTTCGATAAACAATTCGAAAACGATACACTAAGCTTCCGTGTACATGATATGAGAAATCCTATTCAAGGTGAAAAAGTAGATGCTGTAATGAATCTGTTTACAAGTTTTGGATATTTTGACCAGGACGATGACGATGAGAAGGTTTTTGAATCTGTAGCACAGGCATTAAAACCTGGCGGATTATTTGTTTTGGATTTTCTGAATGCGGATTATGTAGAACATACTTTAGTACCTGAATCGTTAATTGTTAAAGACAATATTTCTTTCAGTATCCACAAAAAAATTGATAACAAGAGAGTTATAAAAGATATCCGCTTTAGCGATAATGGTCAGGATTTCCACTATGAAGAAAAAGTAAAACTACACTCTTTTGAAAAATTAAAATCGCTGGCAGAGAAACATCAGCTTTCTTATGTCACTAGATGGGGCGATTATCAGCTAGGCTTATTCTCGGATAACTCTCCGCGTTGTATTATATTATTCCAGAAAAAATAG
- a CDS encoding THUMP domain-containing class I SAM-dependent RNA methyltransferase, translating into MQTGDLEIQVKTFFGLENVLAEEIKKLGGKNVEVKNRAVNCVGDLGFLYKINYSLRTALKILVPVLTFKAFNESKYYDKLFKFPWDEYMDADQTFAIDATVYSERYSHSQFMTLKMKDAIVDYFVAKHRKRPSIDTKNPDIKFHLHIDRELVTISMDSSGAPLFKRGYRKEQTAAPINEVLAAGMLQLAGWDGKGNFLDPMCGSGTLLIEAGMVAMDLPAQIFRKEFGFMNWKNYDAELFEKIKEFRINRVKAFEGKIVGYDINEDALDVAWKNIKAAEMDDIITVKKKNFFDSEKDMFPLLMVFNPPYDERLSISDEEFYKKIGDTFKTHYPNTLAWMISADLEAVKKIGLRPSRKIKLFNGKLECRFLQYEMYEGTKKVHKITEA; encoded by the coding sequence ATGCAAACAGGGGATCTGGAAATACAGGTGAAAACATTTTTTGGACTGGAAAATGTTTTAGCAGAGGAAATTAAAAAATTAGGCGGAAAAAATGTAGAGGTTAAAAATCGTGCAGTCAACTGCGTGGGAGATTTAGGATTTCTATATAAGATTAATTATTCCTTACGCACAGCACTCAAAATTTTGGTCCCGGTACTTACATTTAAAGCATTTAACGAAAGTAAATATTACGATAAACTTTTTAAGTTTCCATGGGATGAGTATATGGATGCAGACCAGACTTTTGCTATAGATGCAACTGTATATTCTGAACGCTATAGCCATTCTCAGTTTATGACACTGAAGATGAAAGATGCTATTGTTGATTATTTTGTGGCAAAGCACAGAAAGCGTCCGTCTATCGATACAAAAAATCCGGATATCAAATTCCACCTTCATATCGACCGGGAACTGGTTACTATTTCTATGGATAGTAGCGGGGCCCCGTTATTTAAGCGTGGTTACAGAAAAGAACAGACGGCAGCTCCTATCAATGAAGTATTGGCAGCAGGAATGCTTCAGCTAGCTGGTTGGGATGGAAAAGGAAACTTTTTGGATCCCATGTGCGGGTCGGGAACTCTTCTTATAGAGGCAGGAATGGTAGCAATGGATTTACCTGCGCAAATCTTCAGAAAAGAATTCGGTTTTATGAACTGGAAGAATTACGATGCAGAGTTATTTGAAAAGATAAAAGAATTCAGAATTAACCGGGTGAAAGCTTTTGAAGGAAAAATTGTTGGTTATGATATAAATGAAGATGCATTGGATGTTGCCTGGAAGAATATTAAAGCTGCAGAAATGGATGACATTATTACTGTGAAAAAGAAAAACTTCTTTGACTCGGAGAAGGATATGTTCCCATTGTTAATGGTGTTTAATCCTCCTTATGACGAACGTCTGAGTATTTCCGATGAAGAGTTTTACAAAAAGATAGGAGATACATTCAAAACCCATTATCCTAATACTTTAGCATGGATGATTTCGGCAGACTTAGAAGCTGTGAAAAAAATAGGTCTTCGTCCATCGAGAAAAATAAAATTATTTAACGGAAAACTGGAGTGCCGTTTCCTTCAATATGAAATGTATGAAGGAACAAAAAAGGTACATAAAATAACAGAAGCATAA
- a CDS encoding ZIP family metal transporter — MVYLLLILSVLSGITLGFYFGRQQKFAKRLLILSAGFLLSMTVMEVFPAVFQTPSHNIGMWILGGVILQLILESLTKGFEHGHFHHHEEEKQIFPMALIAGMFIHAFIEGIPLSKMPNEVTPYLQGILVHNIPISFVMGAFLLNGSYNKKIAWTVIGLFALASPLGMLLGQYFNPEYQIYILAIVSGIFLHISSVIIFEGNKNHKLDLEKIALVLLGIGIAYVGHLFHHH; from the coding sequence ATGGTTTATTTACTTCTTATACTCAGCGTCCTTTCAGGTATTACCTTAGGATTTTACTTTGGCAGACAGCAGAAGTTTGCCAAAAGATTGCTCATACTCAGTGCCGGCTTTTTGCTCAGCATGACGGTTATGGAGGTATTTCCGGCTGTATTTCAGACTCCTTCACACAATATAGGGATGTGGATTCTGGGTGGTGTGATCCTGCAATTGATATTAGAAAGCCTTACCAAAGGCTTTGAACATGGTCATTTCCATCACCATGAAGAGGAGAAACAAATCTTCCCGATGGCACTGATTGCCGGAATGTTTATTCATGCTTTTATAGAAGGTATACCTTTAAGCAAAATGCCGAATGAGGTAACACCATATCTGCAAGGAATACTGGTACATAACATTCCGATATCGTTTGTTATGGGAGCCTTCCTGCTTAATGGCAGTTACAATAAAAAAATTGCATGGACAGTAATCGGATTATTTGCATTAGCATCCCCACTCGGAATGCTTCTGGGCCAATATTTTAATCCGGAATATCAGATCTATATTTTGGCAATCGTGAGTGGTATTTTCCTTCATATATCATCTGTTATTATTTTTGAAGGCAATAAAAACCACAAACTGGATTTAGAAAAAATAGCTTTAGTGCTCTTGGGAATAGGCATTGCTTACGTAGGGCATCTTTTCCATCACCACTAG
- a CDS encoding OmpP1/FadL family transporter: protein MHKKIVLLMSLPAALFLHAQDVSEIRNTATVYGNNMTQGSAKYMGMAGAMGAIGGDISAANVNPAGVGVYITGDFQGTLGINSYKNTSTLNNSSLSYKKNNTNLNQLGGVMSFPLYGSSWKFVNIGVSYINQNLDDYTETPGNHNIAENITWTNQQGQQINDRAMYDGHGYNRTGHLTKTNLTIGGNYNNKIYVGMGLNFHTADLDQGDSYRVQYASDSKTTVYNKQYTPYTESSSGFSISAGIIGKVTEEFRLGASLESPTWWNMDRAYTEYSASQDKGPITSVDIYNERRDFRSPAKATFSAAVIPSKNFAFNVDYTIGISKPKYTTSNTVNNNLNNFFNDYYKNLSEFKVGAEYRFEGLRLRAGYAFANNPFDDRTVKTFNNDGSQANINYNNLYVGKRNTLGLGIGYDFRSFYIDAAYQNVKYDYNNEFFGGYYATNTDVASEGVKNERSIVSAVKNQQNNIFITLGYRF from the coding sequence ATGCATAAAAAAATAGTTTTGTTAATGAGCCTTCCTGCAGCGTTGTTTCTGCATGCTCAGGATGTTTCGGAAATCCGTAATACGGCTACTGTTTATGGCAACAATATGACCCAAGGATCTGCTAAATATATGGGTATGGCCGGAGCTATGGGAGCAATAGGCGGAGATATTTCTGCGGCTAATGTCAACCCTGCTGGTGTCGGAGTTTATATTACGGGTGATTTTCAGGGAACATTAGGTATCAATTCCTATAAAAATACATCAACATTAAATAATTCGAGTCTTTCTTATAAGAAAAATAATACAAATCTTAATCAGTTAGGAGGAGTAATGTCATTCCCTCTTTACGGAAGCAGTTGGAAGTTTGTAAATATCGGGGTGAGTTATATAAATCAGAATCTGGATGATTATACTGAAACTCCGGGTAACCATAATATTGCTGAGAATATTACATGGACAAATCAGCAGGGGCAGCAGATTAATGACAGAGCCATGTATGATGGTCATGGATATAACAGAACAGGTCATTTAACAAAAACTAACCTTACGATAGGAGGTAACTATAATAACAAAATCTATGTCGGTATGGGATTGAATTTCCATACGGCGGATCTTGATCAGGGAGATTCTTACAGAGTTCAATATGCTTCAGATAGTAAAACTACTGTTTATAATAAGCAATATACTCCATATACAGAATCATCCAGTGGTTTCTCTATTTCTGCGGGTATTATTGGTAAGGTTACCGAAGAATTCCGTTTAGGAGCATCTTTAGAATCGCCAACATGGTGGAATATGGACAGGGCTTATACGGAATATTCTGCTTCTCAGGATAAAGGACCTATTACATCGGTTGATATCTATAATGAGCGTAGAGATTTCCGTTCTCCAGCAAAAGCTACCTTCAGTGCGGCAGTAATTCCATCTAAGAATTTTGCATTTAATGTAGACTATACCATAGGAATTTCTAAGCCTAAATACACAACATCTAACACTGTAAATAATAATTTGAATAATTTCTTTAACGATTATTATAAAAATTTGTCTGAATTTAAAGTGGGAGCTGAATACAGATTTGAAGGATTACGTCTGAGAGCAGGTTATGCTTTTGCTAATAATCCTTTTGATGACAGGACAGTAAAGACATTTAATAATGATGGAAGCCAAGCTAATATCAACTACAATAATTTATATGTAGGTAAGAGAAATACTTTAGGTTTGGGTATTGGTTACGACTTCCGCTCGTTCTATATCGATGCAGCATACCAGAATGTAAAGTATGATTATAATAATGAATTTTTTGGAGGTTATTATGCTACTAATACAGATGTCGCCAGTGAAGGAGTTAAAAATGAAAGATCAATAGTTTCTGCAGTGAAAAACCAGCAAAACAATATCTTCATTACATTGGGATACAGATTTTAA
- a CDS encoding OmpA family protein — MSVNIIDLVKNYLSPGVVSQTATQLGESESGVSKAISAFLPVLVGGIADKAGSTPGLLDQLKGLASSGILSSLGSGSGSGNSVVSGIISSIFGDKIGGILSSVSSFAGIKESSAQSLLGLTSDATLGTIGKYAADNNLDEAGFTNLLSGQKSWISSLLPAGLSLGALGLGGVFSGLGEKAEDVKEAVTEKIEDIKNVFTGNDEAPEVTRSGNTYTPPPAGNNGGGGSVWKWLLPLILLGLIGWFLWKQCKAKEASTTTVTTTESTASGTGSQDSATTNTTTTTKETTTIDVKGTSLQGFKGGMEESMVNFLNSGKYATTDDEALKTTWYNFDNVNFVIGKADKLEAGSEGQIQNIATILKAFPDAKIKIGGYTDKTGNEASNLKLSQDRANFIKAELTKLGVGGQILEAKGYGSEHATVAATASNEERAVDRKMAVRFAK; from the coding sequence ATGTCTGTAAACATTATTGATCTTGTAAAAAATTATCTTTCGCCTGGCGTAGTATCCCAGACAGCTACTCAGCTTGGAGAAAGTGAATCCGGAGTATCTAAAGCAATCAGTGCTTTTCTACCCGTATTAGTTGGTGGTATTGCCGATAAAGCAGGCAGCACTCCCGGATTATTAGACCAACTAAAAGGTTTGGCTTCAAGCGGGATTCTTTCCAGTTTGGGATCCGGATCTGGCAGTGGCAATTCCGTAGTATCTGGTATTATCTCCTCTATTTTTGGAGATAAAATTGGTGGAATCCTGTCTTCTGTATCCAGTTTTGCGGGTATTAAGGAATCTTCCGCACAATCACTTTTAGGACTAACATCCGATGCTACTTTAGGTACTATTGGTAAATATGCAGCAGATAACAACCTGGATGAAGCCGGATTTACAAATCTTCTTTCCGGCCAAAAAAGCTGGATTTCTTCTTTATTGCCTGCCGGACTTTCGCTAGGTGCATTAGGTTTAGGAGGAGTTTTCAGTGGACTTGGTGAAAAAGCTGAGGATGTAAAAGAAGCCGTTACTGAAAAGATTGAAGACATTAAAAATGTATTTACAGGAAATGATGAAGCTCCTGAGGTTACAAGATCCGGAAATACATATACTCCTCCTCCTGCTGGAAATAACGGTGGTGGCGGCTCTGTATGGAAGTGGCTATTACCATTGATTCTTTTAGGATTAATTGGCTGGTTCCTGTGGAAGCAGTGTAAAGCAAAAGAAGCTTCTACAACAACAGTTACAACTACCGAAAGTACTGCTTCAGGTACTGGATCTCAGGATAGTGCTACAACAAATACAACAACTACCACTAAAGAGACAACTACAATTGATGTAAAGGGAACTTCTTTACAAGGATTTAAAGGTGGCATGGAAGAAAGTATGGTTAACTTCCTTAATTCCGGAAAATATGCTACTACCGATGACGAAGCACTAAAAACTACATGGTATAACTTCGACAATGTTAATTTTGTAATTGGTAAAGCAGATAAGCTTGAAGCGGGTTCTGAAGGACAAATCCAGAACATTGCTACTATTCTGAAAGCTTTCCCTGACGCTAAAATCAAAATCGGAGGTTATACAGATAAAACCGGAAATGAAGCCAGTAATCTGAAATTATCGCAGGACAGAGCTAACTTTATTAAGGCTGAGCTTACGAAATTAGGTGTGGGTGGCCAAATCCTTGAAGCAAAAGGCTACGGAAGCGAGCATGCTACTGTTGCTGCAACTGCATCCAACGAAGAAAGAGCTGTTGACAGAAAAATGGCTGTAAGATTTGCAAAATAA